A stretch of the Desulfuribacillus alkaliarsenatis genome encodes the following:
- a CDS encoding DUF4367 domain-containing protein, producing MNRNKDIDEQLFKKAIKMQIDKIEVPKNEKLKNWEKIQGELTLSNSKLRTSKKRFVVAGLIASFLIFIVTIYVSNSDSTAFFWNKQKTIIKSGSTTQIMTGTQTQHLDIDDFVRDIDDSVVFYDLERKVFTIEQAKEIANFDIIIPAYIPNNFEFQYVVAFVLETLYETNEVRLHYESADINRPLKIRQQYYGEAFGHTMVVDHEDTKIEHLTIDNKSITLFTFKDDSLILWLELPHMLVTIDGFIDRDEIFQIAQSMIEH from the coding sequence ATGAACAGAAACAAAGATATCGACGAACAGCTTTTTAAAAAAGCTATTAAAATGCAGATAGATAAGATAGAGGTACCCAAAAATGAAAAACTAAAGAATTGGGAAAAGATTCAGGGAGAGCTTACTCTATCAAATAGCAAGCTAAGAACTAGCAAGAAACGATTTGTTGTAGCTGGTCTGATAGCTTCGTTTCTCATATTTATTGTAACTATATATGTATCTAATTCAGATAGTACTGCTTTCTTTTGGAACAAACAAAAAACAATAATAAAGAGTGGATCTACCACTCAAATTATGACGGGAACACAAACTCAACACCTAGACATAGATGACTTTGTACGGGATATCGATGATAGCGTTGTATTTTACGATTTAGAAAGGAAAGTGTTTACGATTGAGCAGGCAAAAGAAATAGCGAATTTCGACATTATCATACCTGCATACATTCCAAACAACTTTGAATTTCAATATGTAGTGGCTTTTGTTTTGGAAACGTTATATGAAACTAATGAGGTTAGGCTTCACTATGAAAGCGCTGACATAAATCGTCCGTTGAAAATTAGACAGCAGTATTATGGTGAAGCCTTTGGTCATACCATGGTCGTAGACCATGAAGACACAAAAATAGAGCACCTAACCATTGATAATAAGAGCATTACATTGTTTACATTTAAAGATGATTCTTTAATTTTATGGTTAGAACTGCCGCACATGTTAGTAACTATAGATGGGTTTATAGACAGAGACGAAATATTTCAAATAGCTCAATCAATGATTGAGCATTAA
- a CDS encoding DUF4367 domain-containing protein, with protein MNYKKYNEEEILEDVVHEQLKNIEAPDRDKELLWNQIQEKLHHSNNKPRNSSMIKLIAGIAASLLIFFVFAIQSNNSGTAFFWYIQKFFVSNDSTTQITLETENESSDNGPPSNADSNIVYYSIEYHNYTLEQAQEMIDFNIIIPRYIPENYKFEYAFPGFRSSPYEISLYYENKDTIDSITIQQIYLGADNDATEIGFNGVEIENTFIYGHQITIFASNEDRLILLLELPDIKIIILGSIDRNEMLRIAESML; from the coding sequence TTGAACTATAAAAAGTATAACGAAGAAGAAATTCTAGAAGATGTTGTACATGAACAGTTAAAAAATATTGAAGCACCTGATCGGGATAAAGAGTTACTATGGAATCAAATTCAGGAAAAGCTCCACCATTCTAATAACAAGCCTCGAAATAGTTCAATGATTAAACTTATAGCAGGCATAGCTGCATCATTGCTTATATTTTTTGTATTTGCAATACAATCGAACAATAGCGGTACAGCTTTCTTTTGGTACATACAAAAATTCTTTGTATCAAATGATAGTACAACACAAATAACGTTAGAAACAGAAAATGAAAGCTCTGATAATGGCCCTCCAAGTAACGCAGATTCGAACATAGTATATTACTCTATTGAATATCATAACTACACTTTAGAACAAGCTCAAGAAATGATTGATTTCAATATTATTATTCCTAGATATATACCAGAGAACTATAAATTTGAATATGCATTTCCAGGGTTTAGAAGCTCACCTTACGAAATATCTCTGTATTATGAAAATAAGGATACTATTGATAGCATTACCATCCAACAGATATATCTTGGGGCTGATAACGATGCCACCGAAATAGGATTTAATGGTGTTGAAATTGAAAATACCTTTATATATGGTCATCAAATAACCATATTTGCATCTAACGAAGATAGACTGATATTGTTGTTGGAATTGCCCGATATAAAAATTATTATCTTAGGTTCTATAGATAGAAATGAGATGTTACGAATCGCTGAATCAATGTTATAA
- a CDS encoding RNA polymerase sigma factor: MLKKLVSIMKRKDNSQIEMQRFIYDMFYSKVYKAICYITRDPDITQDILQETFIKAFKNLDSIKDPEKMGAWLTTIAVRTTKDYYNKHNKSNNNVSIDSEVFVEIKQTEWVAKTVEKSVELSTLKEQLAKKIDELPPEYREVFVLKYYAELTYEEISEVLDLKVGTVKSRIHRAKQKLQIEIKQDPGCIGGEMLEL; this comes from the coding sequence ATGCTTAAAAAATTAGTCAGCATAATGAAGCGCAAGGATAATAGCCAGATTGAGATGCAGCGTTTTATTTACGATATGTTTTACAGTAAAGTATATAAAGCTATTTGCTATATAACCCGTGATCCAGATATAACCCAAGATATATTGCAAGAAACATTTATAAAAGCATTTAAGAATCTAGATTCAATTAAAGACCCTGAAAAGATGGGCGCATGGCTTACAACAATAGCTGTGAGAACTACTAAGGATTACTACAATAAGCATAATAAAAGTAACAATAATGTATCGATTGACAGTGAAGTGTTCGTTGAAATAAAACAAACAGAGTGGGTAGCAAAAACTGTAGAAAAATCAGTAGAACTAAGCACGCTAAAAGAACAACTAGCTAAGAAAATTGATGAGTTGCCGCCTGAATATAGAGAAGTATTTGTATTGAAATATTATGCAGAATTAACCTATGAAGAAATTTCAGAAGTTCTGGATTTAAAAGTCGGAACAGTAAAATCTAGAATACATAGAGCTAAGCAGAAATTACAAATAGAGATTAAGCAAGACCCTGGATGTATCGGGGGTGAAATGCTTGAACTATAA